The Candidatus Binataceae bacterium region CAAGAGCGCGCCCGAGCTGGCCGCGCTGCTCCGCGAGCGGCTCGACGCGGAGACGGAGACTTTTGCCAGCAACGACGGCTTCAGGCTCCACGGTATGAACGGCCGTCAGATTCATCGCCTGCTGGCGCGTATGACCGATTATGTGGAAACCAGCTCCGGCTTAGCCTCCCGCTATTCCGAATACGCACAGCGCGGAAGGAACGGATACGAGATCGAGCACATTTGGGCCGACCATCCTGAGCGCCACGCCGACGAGTTCGCCCATTCGAGCGAGTTCAAGGAATATCGCAACCGGATAGGGGGTCTGCTGCTTCTGCCGAAGAGCTTCAACGCGAGTTACGGCGATCAGCCTTACGAGAAGAAACGCGCTCATTACCTGGGTCAGAATCTTCTTGCGCGGAGCCTTCACGAGCAGACTTACGAGCATAATCCTGGATTTCGGCGCTTTATCGGCGAGTGTGGGCTTCCGTTCAAGCATCATTCCGAATTCAAGAAGGCCGACCTCGACGAGCG contains the following coding sequences:
- a CDS encoding DUF1524 domain-containing protein, with protein sequence KSAPELAALLRERLDAETETFASNDGFRLHGMNGRQIHRLLARMTDYVETSSGLASRYSEYAQRGRNGYEIEHIWADHPERHADEFAHSSEFKEYRNRIGGLLLLPKSFNASYGDQPYEKKRAHYLGQNLLARSLHEQTYEHNPGFRRFIGECGLPFKHHSEFKKADLDERQALYRQLAERIWSPDRVAQEAAS